Proteins encoded in a region of the Hippea jasoniae genome:
- a CDS encoding DNA polymerase III subunit beta, whose amino-acid sequence MLISTKILKEITTNCSLATLKQKDLPNSNILINFKENTIEAIGSNQTATIIETREIPSTQEVSILIDPNKLLNILKEIKDENIEIETDGKILSIKAGNFKTKIKVQQTEAFEVLNDENSEEITQIEPEKLKKLIKETIYCPDKNDISREYTGIFFELEKDKIKATATDHYRLINVSTPNQNQTEITFILENNGAQILNRINLNSKIKLLKSQNMVVFKTDTTKVISKTISGNFPDYNQILLKEDTSNVVEFDTVQLKDTIKRVSTLSQNREIIIDIQLNDSKTIIKSNNNEGEEAEDIVELKNIKAEENLIIKVDSKFVLDFLPQITSQNLLFLYRSSEEPIMFKTDEDHYSYNYIMTPIIE is encoded by the coding sequence ATGTTAATAAGCACAAAAATACTCAAAGAGATTACAACAAACTGCTCTTTAGCCACATTAAAACAAAAAGACCTACCAAACAGCAACATACTTATAAACTTTAAAGAAAACACAATAGAGGCTATAGGCTCAAATCAAACAGCCACAATAATCGAAACAAGAGAAATACCATCAACACAAGAGGTCTCTATACTTATAGACCCAAATAAACTTCTAAATATTCTAAAAGAGATAAAAGATGAAAACATAGAAATAGAAACAGATGGGAAGATATTATCAATTAAAGCTGGTAATTTTAAAACGAAGATAAAAGTACAGCAAACAGAGGCATTTGAGGTCCTAAACGACGAAAACAGTGAGGAAATCACCCAGATTGAACCCGAAAAACTCAAAAAGCTCATCAAGGAAACAATCTATTGCCCCGACAAAAACGACATATCAAGGGAGTACACAGGTATATTCTTTGAGTTAGAAAAAGATAAAATAAAAGCAACAGCCACAGACCACTACAGGCTCATCAATGTCTCAACACCTAACCAAAACCAAACAGAGATAACATTTATATTAGAAAACAACGGCGCACAGATTCTCAACAGGATAAACCTAAATTCCAAAATAAAACTTCTTAAATCCCAGAATATGGTTGTATTTAAAACCGACACGACAAAGGTTATATCAAAAACAATAAGCGGCAACTTTCCAGACTATAACCAGATTCTATTAAAAGAGGATACATCAAATGTTGTAGAGTTCGATACCGTTCAATTAAAAGACACCATAAAAAGGGTTTCAACACTATCTCAAAACAGAGAAATTATAATAGATATACAGTTAAACGATAGCAAAACAATAATAAAAAGTAATAATAACGAAGGTGAAGAAGCAGAGGATATTGTAGAACTAAAAAACATAAAAGCAGAGGAAAATCTTATCATAAAGGTAGATTCTAAATTTGTCTTAGACTTTCTACCCCAAATCACATCACAGAATTTATTATTCCTATACAGAAGCTCAGAAGAACCCATTATGTTTAAAACAGACGAAGATCACTACAGCTATAATTACATAATGACGCCAATTATAGAATAG
- a CDS encoding polyprenyl synthetase family protein has product MNTLIKAAIKRDIDTVDKKLKEYLKPYSALVGDVCNQVIWGGKRLRPLIVYYSYLALGGKRKEDAVGVGAIIEMIHTASLLHDDIIDEALFRRGKPSANTVFGIKPAVLGGDYLYSLAFNMVLDFDIKIAKDISLAAYTLTEGEVLEIEKAFNVDTTTDEYLDIIYKKTAVLIEVSAGCGAILADKDSTDAFKDYGKNLGFAFQIKDDCLDYMGDVKKVGKDLGIDLKEGKITLPVFYAFERDGSLKGMVKEFFDKMDEKLLDKIIESVKQNGLDRAIEDAVYYSQRAKKAIEHLKDSKYKDYLLAIADYAVEREK; this is encoded by the coding sequence ATGAATACTCTAATTAAAGCGGCGATAAAAAGAGATATCGATACAGTTGATAAAAAGTTAAAGGAGTATCTAAAACCCTACTCTGCATTGGTTGGTGATGTATGTAATCAGGTGATATGGGGAGGAAAACGCTTAAGGCCTCTTATTGTCTATTATAGCTATCTTGCCTTGGGTGGCAAAAGAAAAGAGGATGCTGTTGGGGTTGGTGCTATTATTGAGATGATACATACGGCAAGTCTGCTTCACGATGATATTATAGATGAGGCGCTTTTTAGACGGGGAAAACCCTCAGCCAATACCGTTTTTGGTATAAAACCCGCTGTTTTGGGCGGAGATTATCTGTATTCACTTGCGTTTAATATGGTGTTGGATTTTGATATTAAGATAGCAAAAGATATTTCTCTGGCTGCATATACTTTAACAGAGGGTGAGGTATTGGAGATCGAAAAGGCCTTTAATGTAGATACTACTACTGATGAGTATTTAGATATAATCTATAAAAAAACGGCTGTTTTGATAGAGGTAAGTGCAGGCTGTGGTGCAATACTTGCAGATAAAGATTCTACCGATGCCTTTAAAGATTACGGCAAAAATCTTGGCTTTGCTTTCCAGATAAAGGACGATTGTCTGGATTATATGGGGGATGTCAAAAAGGTTGGTAAGGATTTAGGTATAGATCTAAAAGAGGGCAAGATAACACTACCAGTTTTTTATGCGTTTGAGAGGGATGGCAGTTTAAAGGGTATGGTTAAAGAGTTCTTTGATAAAATGGATGAAAAACTGCTTGACAAAATTATAGAAAGCGTTAAACAAAACGGGCTTGATAGGGCTATTGAAGATGCCGTTTATTATTCTCAGAGGGCAAAAAAGGCAATAGAGCATCTAAAGGATTCTAAGTATAAAGATTATCTTCTTGCTATTGCTGATTATGCCGTTGAAAGGGAAAAATGA
- a CDS encoding AAA family ATPase, whose amino-acid sequence MLIKNIFLVNFKNFDFFKANFNRVNVITGPNGAGKTNLLDGIFTALNGHPFRKVIKNIPKDKSKDTIASATIDNSNVIIKISNNQKTIKLNSKTTTSIELKKLFPTIEYSINSFINFKNKDYIFSLLDRGVFAFDKTIIEKIMEYKKLLKIKRNALKQQQFDVVDTINGRFLELVESISNLREKLIKDIKEAVCECFGSFYNKKLDVFYSISKIDEKILQIEKKKGRILSSLKKDRLILYLNGLDLFEFSSVGEKKIALLCIVLSIAKMYNSKGVHPVLLIDDLEGDLDFQTQGRVFSSILKLPNQLFITTLGAYRGFNTIQL is encoded by the coding sequence ATGCTTATAAAAAACATATTTTTAGTAAACTTCAAAAATTTTGACTTCTTTAAAGCCAACTTCAACAGGGTAAATGTAATTACAGGACCAAATGGTGCAGGAAAAACAAATCTTTTAGATGGAATTTTTACTGCATTAAATGGCCACCCCTTTAGAAAAGTTATTAAAAATATTCCCAAAGATAAATCAAAAGATACGATTGCTTCGGCTACTATAGATAACAGCAATGTAATTATAAAAATTTCAAATAACCAGAAAACCATAAAACTCAACTCAAAAACCACAACCTCGATTGAACTAAAAAAACTCTTTCCCACAATAGAATACTCAATCAACTCATTTATAAATTTCAAAAACAAAGATTATATATTTAGCCTGTTAGATAGAGGTGTTTTTGCCTTTGATAAAACAATAATAGAAAAAATCATGGAATATAAAAAACTGCTAAAAATTAAGAGAAATGCCCTAAAACAGCAGCAATTTGATGTCGTTGATACAATAAATGGCAGATTTTTGGAATTAGTAGAGTCTATCTCAAACCTAAGGGAAAAATTAATCAAAGATATAAAAGAAGCAGTGTGTGAGTGCTTTGGTAGTTTTTATAATAAAAAATTGGATGTTTTTTACTCTATCAGCAAAATAGATGAAAAGATACTTCAAATAGAAAAAAAGAAGGGAAGAATTTTATCATCATTAAAAAAAGATAGATTAATTCTATATCTAAATGGTTTGGATTTATTTGAATTTTCCTCAGTTGGTGAGAAAAAAATCGCACTGTTATGTATTGTTTTAAGTATAGCAAAAATGTATAATAGCAAAGGCGTGCACCCTGTTTTACTGATTGACGATTTAGAGGGTGATCTTGATTTTCAAACACAGGGGAGGGTGTTTAGTAGTATTCTTAAACTTCCAAATCAATTATTTATAACCACACTTGGTGCGTACAGGGGTTTTAATACAATACAGTTATAA
- the dnaA gene encoding chromosomal replication initiator protein DnaA — protein MWKEVINDFKDKIETQDLEKILLIEPVFISPQKITLTIPNDDVKLLLTEKYKSQLKESLKKVFGRLPKIELILKQEEKNNLNPRYSFSNFVVGPSNQLAYAASVAVSENPAKAYNPLFIYGGVGLGKTHLLHAIGNAIKKNNHKAKVLYISSEEFTNELINSIQYKKMSQFRNKYRNLDCLLIDDIQFISKKERTEEEFFHTFNSLFENQKQIVITSDKPPNDIPDIENRLKSRFSWGLIVDIQPPEFETRIAIIQKKAELFNLNLTPEIIEFIAQNISSNVREIEGALIKISAYKSIMRRPITLNLVKSTLQDIVIRKEKMLTVENIQKTVARHFGITVEELTSPKRKKEILIPREVAMYLTRKITKNSLPEIRAKFGVKSHATIINACKKIEKELQDNFELREKIERIEKEITDV, from the coding sequence ATGTGGAAAGAGGTAATAAATGACTTTAAAGACAAAATAGAAACACAGGATTTAGAAAAGATCCTCTTAATTGAGCCTGTTTTTATATCACCTCAAAAAATCACACTAACAATACCAAATGATGATGTTAAACTCCTGCTTACAGAAAAATACAAATCCCAGCTTAAAGAAAGCTTAAAAAAGGTTTTCGGCAGGCTACCAAAGATTGAGCTGATATTAAAACAGGAGGAGAAAAACAACCTAAATCCACGCTACAGCTTTTCAAATTTTGTGGTAGGCCCAAGCAATCAGCTTGCCTATGCAGCAAGTGTTGCTGTGAGTGAAAATCCAGCCAAAGCATACAATCCGCTTTTTATCTACGGCGGTGTCGGTTTGGGTAAAACTCATCTCTTGCATGCCATAGGAAACGCAATAAAAAAGAACAATCACAAAGCAAAGGTGTTGTATATCTCAAGTGAGGAGTTTACAAACGAGCTGATAAACTCCATTCAATACAAAAAAATGTCTCAATTTAGAAACAAATACAGAAATTTAGACTGTCTTTTAATAGACGACATTCAGTTTATCTCAAAAAAGGAAAGAACAGAGGAGGAGTTTTTTCACACATTTAACTCACTCTTTGAAAATCAGAAACAGATAGTCATAACAAGCGACAAGCCACCAAATGATATACCCGACATAGAAAACAGGCTAAAATCCCGTTTCAGCTGGGGGTTAATTGTTGATATACAACCACCTGAGTTTGAAACCCGTATAGCAATAATACAAAAAAAGGCAGAGCTGTTTAACCTAAACCTTACACCAGAGATAATCGAGTTCATAGCCCAGAATATAAGCTCAAATGTTAGAGAAATAGAAGGCGCCTTAATAAAAATATCCGCCTATAAATCGATAATGAGAAGACCGATTACGCTCAATTTAGTAAAAAGCACGCTTCAGGATATTGTTATCAGAAAGGAAAAAATGCTCACCGTTGAAAATATACAAAAAACAGTTGCACGCCACTTTGGTATCACAGTTGAGGAGTTAACATCGCCAAAGAGAAAAAAAGAGATTCTTATTCCAAGGGAAGTCGCAATGTATCTGACAAGAAAAATCACAAAAAATTCATTACCCGAAATAAGGGCAAAATTTGGCGTAAAAAGCCACGCAACCATAATAAATGCCTGCAAAAAGATAGAAAAAGAACTTCAGGATAACTTTGAATTAAGAGAAAAAATTGAAAGAATAGAAAAAGAGATCACAGATGTTTAA
- the gyrA gene encoding DNA gyrase subunit A: MKDLFDDKNILPIDIKDTMQQSYLDYSMSVIVGRAIPDARDGLKPVHRRILYAMKELNLDHNKPYKKSARVVGDVIGKYHPHGDMAVYDALVRMSQDFSMRYPLIDGQGNFGSLDGDSAAAMRYTEVRLSKIAEEMLKDLDKNTVDFIPNYDDSLLEPAVLPTFIPNLLMNGTDGIAVGFATKIPPHNLSEVIDACIAYLENDGEIDIDEILKYIKGPDFPTGGICFDKASIAEAYKKGIGKIKIRARVKEEKIKNRIALIVYEIPYQVNKALLLQSIAQLVKDKKIDGIADLRDESNKEGVRIVIELKKDEQPQVILNKLFKLTNLQITFGVNMMALVDNTPTLLNIKDAVAVFVKHRIDVVKRRTAYLLAKAKERLHIVEGLLITLDNIDEVVAIIKSSQSTSQARVKLKERFRLSDKQTQAILDMKLSRLTALEWQKLVDEKNGLIKDIEYYESVLKQKDVLKKLIKDEFLYIKNSYSDKRRTQILDRVSDISVEDVVKDEDLIITFSKKGYVKAVPVSVYSTQNRGGKGRIAATFADNDYIVDIFLTNSLNTLLCFTNMGRVYAIRAYYIPKQAPSSRGRPIVNFIKLQPQEYVKTVLPAKDGDSLFFVTSSGIVKRSSFENFENIPSNGKYAIKLASQDTLVRVFSVSNDDEVVIVTKNGMCVRFDVSQVRDMGRTAAGVRGIRLDDNDEVVSADGLSKNHTKIIVITQKGIGKLIRIEDIRKINRGGRGVKCIKLLNGDSVASSLALHDNDDIIVITKNGKVIKIEASSISVFSRYARGVKIIQLDDDDIVMGVVVAEEGNEYSN; this comes from the coding sequence ATGAAAGATCTGTTTGATGATAAAAATATATTACCTATAGATATAAAAGATACGATGCAGCAGTCCTACCTTGATTACTCGATGAGTGTTATTGTTGGTAGGGCAATTCCTGATGCAAGGGATGGTTTGAAACCTGTTCACAGAAGAATACTCTATGCAATGAAAGAGCTTAATTTAGATCACAATAAACCATACAAAAAGAGTGCAAGGGTTGTTGGTGATGTTATAGGTAAATACCATCCGCATGGTGATATGGCTGTTTATGATGCACTGGTTAGAATGAGTCAGGATTTTTCTATGCGCTATCCTTTAATCGATGGACAGGGTAATTTTGGTTCTTTGGATGGTGATTCTGCTGCTGCGATGAGATATACAGAGGTTAGATTATCAAAAATAGCTGAGGAGATGCTCAAAGACCTTGATAAAAATACAGTGGATTTTATTCCAAACTACGATGATTCACTGCTTGAGCCAGCTGTTTTGCCTACTTTTATACCGAATCTATTGATGAATGGAACAGATGGTATAGCTGTTGGTTTTGCAACAAAGATTCCACCGCATAATCTCTCAGAGGTTATAGATGCCTGTATTGCCTATCTTGAAAATGATGGTGAAATAGACATTGATGAGATTTTGAAATATATAAAGGGTCCAGATTTTCCAACCGGTGGTATATGTTTCGATAAAGCCTCTATTGCTGAAGCATACAAAAAAGGTATAGGTAAGATAAAGATTAGAGCGAGGGTAAAGGAAGAAAAGATTAAAAATAGAATAGCTTTAATTGTTTATGAAATCCCGTATCAGGTGAATAAGGCTTTGCTTTTGCAGAGCATTGCACAACTTGTAAAAGATAAGAAAATAGATGGTATAGCCGATTTAAGGGATGAATCCAACAAAGAGGGTGTAAGGATTGTTATTGAATTAAAGAAGGATGAGCAGCCGCAGGTTATACTCAATAAGCTTTTTAAATTAACAAATCTACAGATTACCTTTGGTGTCAATATGATGGCGCTTGTGGACAACACACCCACGCTTCTGAATATTAAGGATGCCGTTGCCGTTTTTGTTAAACACAGGATTGATGTTGTAAAAAGAAGAACAGCCTACCTGCTTGCAAAGGCAAAAGAAAGACTTCATATTGTTGAGGGCTTGTTGATAACACTTGATAATATTGATGAGGTTGTTGCGATTATTAAATCATCTCAATCAACATCACAGGCGAGGGTTAAATTAAAAGAGCGTTTTAGGTTAAGTGATAAACAAACACAGGCGATTCTTGATATGAAACTTTCACGACTTACAGCTTTGGAGTGGCAGAAGCTTGTCGATGAAAAGAATGGTTTAATTAAGGATATCGAGTATTATGAGAGTGTTTTAAAACAGAAAGATGTTTTAAAGAAACTTATCAAAGATGAGTTTTTATATATAAAAAACAGCTACAGCGATAAAAGGCGCACTCAGATCCTTGATAGAGTATCTGATATATCTGTTGAGGATGTTGTTAAGGATGAGGATTTGATAATAACATTTTCTAAGAAAGGCTATGTAAAGGCTGTGCCTGTGAGTGTTTATTCAACTCAAAATAGAGGTGGAAAAGGAAGAATCGCTGCAACATTTGCAGATAATGATTATATTGTTGATATATTTTTAACAAACAGCCTTAATACTTTGCTGTGTTTTACCAATATGGGCAGGGTTTATGCGATTAGAGCTTATTATATACCCAAGCAGGCACCATCCTCAAGGGGTAGGCCTATTGTTAATTTTATTAAACTGCAGCCTCAGGAGTATGTTAAGACTGTATTGCCAGCTAAAGATGGCGATAGCTTATTTTTTGTAACATCAAGCGGTATTGTAAAGCGCTCATCTTTTGAGAATTTTGAAAATATACCATCAAACGGCAAATACGCTATAAAATTGGCCTCTCAGGATACCCTGGTAAGGGTCTTTAGTGTATCCAATGATGATGAGGTTGTGATTGTTACAAAGAACGGTATGTGTGTTAGATTCGATGTATCTCAAGTCAGGGATATGGGTAGGACTGCTGCAGGTGTAAGGGGTATTAGATTGGATGATAATGATGAGGTTGTTAGTGCTGATGGTTTATCCAAAAACCATACAAAGATTATCGTTATAACGCAGAAAGGTATCGGTAAACTAATAAGAATAGAGGATATAAGAAAGATAAACAGGGGCGGCAGGGGTGTTAAGTGTATAAAATTACTTAACGGTGATAGCGTTGCATCTTCACTGGCATTACACGATAACGATGATATAATAGTAATTACAAAAAATGGTAAGGTGATAAAGATTGAAGCATCCTCAATAAGTGTGTTTAGTAGATATGCAAGAGGTGTAAAGATTATCCAACTTGACGATGATGATATCGTGATGGGTGTTGTTGTGGCAGAGGAGGGAAATGAATACTCTAATTAA
- the gyrB gene encoding DNA topoisomerase (ATP-hydrolyzing) subunit B, with amino-acid sequence MFELAEYTAESIKVLKGLEAVRKRPAMYIGGTSTEGLHHLVYEVVDNSIDEAMAGFCDTINVFINEDNSITVEDNGRGIPVDIHPTEKVPAVTLVLTTLHAGGKFDNKNYKVSGGLHGVGISVVNALSENLTVEIKRGGKVYRQQFERGIPKTDLEIIGETDKTGTTITFLPDSEIFETIEFNYEILLKRLRELAFLNKGVKISLFDRRSGKSETFRYENGLISFVDYLSSSKPRLFDEPVYFNIEDDKILVELAFVYTNIYSSVIQTFANSINTVEGGVHLSAFKSVLTKTINRYAKNNNLIKGNVVFSGDDVREGLYAVLSVRLPNPQFEGQTKTKLVNTTIKNIIQTKLYERFNEYFDEHPAVAKAIIEKVYKAFTAREAARKARELVRRKTVFESKGLPGKLADCQEKDPAKTELFLVEGDSAGGSAKQARDRVFQAILPLKGKILNTEKTNMKKVLDSEEIRNIITAIGSGIGDSFKIDDVRYHKIIIMTDADVDGSHIQTLILTLFFRYFQELIENGYVYIAQPPLYRVKVGKKETYIRDEKQLKEFLINRGIEDFKPVVDDRVIETNEFKKILSKLLVYEDLVDRLSKKYTSEEIIRCLSILGPSADEVLDKGFFDKLKDCLSENSLIKLKEIKPEGDNIIFAYEIDNEEKEIFIPASFFNSHEFELIKKYTPSNNLLGKPPFKVMVKDEIKEFKTIKEMLEFIEERAKKGVEIQRYKGLGEMNPQQLWETTMDPKKRRLLKVTIDDAKKADEVFNMLMGNNPNLRKEFIVKNAKFVKNLDI; translated from the coding sequence GTGTTTGAGTTGGCAGAGTATACAGCTGAAAGTATTAAGGTTTTAAAGGGTTTAGAAGCCGTTAGAAAAAGGCCCGCAATGTATATTGGAGGAACCTCAACAGAGGGACTTCACCACCTTGTTTATGAAGTGGTGGATAACTCAATAGATGAGGCTATGGCGGGTTTTTGTGATACTATAAATGTTTTTATTAATGAGGATAACTCTATAACCGTCGAGGATAACGGCAGAGGTATACCTGTAGATATCCATCCAACAGAAAAAGTGCCCGCTGTGACACTGGTGTTGACAACACTACATGCCGGTGGAAAGTTTGATAATAAAAACTATAAAGTCTCAGGTGGTTTGCATGGTGTTGGAATTAGTGTTGTAAACGCTTTATCGGAGAATCTAACCGTTGAGATAAAAAGGGGCGGTAAGGTATATCGCCAGCAGTTTGAAAGAGGGATTCCTAAAACAGATTTAGAAATTATCGGGGAAACAGATAAAACAGGAACAACAATAACATTTCTACCGGATAGTGAAATCTTTGAAACCATAGAGTTTAATTACGAAATCCTACTGAAACGGCTAAGAGAGCTTGCATTCCTCAACAAGGGGGTTAAGATATCACTGTTTGATAGAAGAAGTGGCAAATCAGAAACCTTTAGATATGAAAACGGCCTTATCTCTTTTGTAGATTATTTAAGCTCATCTAAGCCACGATTGTTTGATGAGCCTGTATATTTCAATATTGAAGATGATAAGATTTTAGTCGAACTTGCATTTGTTTATACAAATATATACTCAAGTGTTATTCAAACATTTGCAAACTCGATAAACACAGTTGAAGGTGGCGTGCATCTATCTGCATTTAAATCTGTTTTAACAAAAACAATCAATAGATACGCAAAAAATAACAATCTAATAAAAGGAAATGTTGTTTTTAGTGGTGATGATGTAAGAGAAGGGTTGTATGCCGTTTTATCTGTAAGACTACCCAATCCTCAATTTGAAGGGCAAACCAAAACAAAGTTGGTAAATACCACTATAAAGAATATTATCCAAACAAAGCTTTATGAAAGGTTTAATGAGTATTTTGATGAGCATCCAGCCGTAGCAAAAGCAATAATTGAGAAGGTTTATAAAGCGTTTACTGCAAGAGAGGCAGCAAGGAAGGCAAGGGAGCTTGTAAGAAGAAAAACCGTTTTTGAATCAAAGGGGCTGCCGGGAAAATTAGCAGACTGTCAGGAAAAAGACCCTGCAAAAACAGAGCTTTTTTTGGTTGAGGGTGATTCTGCGGGTGGCTCTGCAAAACAGGCAAGAGACAGGGTTTTTCAGGCTATTTTGCCACTTAAAGGAAAGATTCTAAATACAGAAAAAACCAACATGAAAAAGGTTTTGGATAGTGAGGAGATTAGGAATATTATAACAGCAATTGGTAGTGGAATAGGTGATTCATTTAAGATTGATGATGTGAGGTATCACAAGATTATTATTATGACAGATGCCGATGTTGATGGAAGTCATATCCAGACATTAATTTTAACATTGTTTTTTAGATACTTTCAAGAATTGATTGAAAATGGATATGTTTATATAGCCCAGCCTCCACTCTACAGGGTTAAGGTTGGCAAGAAAGAAACCTATATAAGGGATGAAAAACAGCTTAAAGAGTTCTTAATTAATAGGGGTATAGAGGATTTTAAGCCTGTGGTTGATGATAGGGTTATTGAGACTAATGAGTTTAAAAAGATTTTATCCAAGCTATTGGTTTATGAGGATTTAGTTGATAGGCTTTCAAAGAAATATACAAGCGAAGAGATTATCAGATGTTTGTCTATTTTAGGTCCGTCGGCTGATGAAGTGTTGGATAAAGGATTTTTTGATAAACTCAAAGATTGTCTTAGTGAGAATTCCTTAATTAAACTTAAAGAAATAAAACCTGAGGGCGATAATATAATATTTGCCTACGAAATAGATAACGAGGAGAAAGAGATTTTTATACCCGCCTCATTCTTTAATTCGCATGAGTTTGAACTGATAAAAAAATATACACCATCCAATAACCTCCTTGGAAAACCGCCATTTAAGGTGATGGTTAAAGATGAAATAAAAGAGTTTAAAACAATTAAAGAGATGCTTGAATTTATAGAGGAGCGAGCAAAAAAGGGTGTGGAGATACAGAGGTATAAGGGTCTTGGTGAGATGAATCCGCAGCAGTTGTGGGAGACAACAATGGATCCCAAAAAGAGAAGATTACTGAAGGTTACTATTGATGATGCCAAAAAAGCCGATGAGGTTTTTAATATGCTTATGGGTAATAACCCCAATCTAAGAAAAGAATTTATTGTAAAAAATGCAAAATTTGTCAAAAACCTTGATATTTAG